The Sphingomonas sp. So64.6b genome includes a region encoding these proteins:
- the fabD gene encoding ACP S-malonyltransferase, with the protein MRAFIFPGQGSQAVGMGKALAEASPIARAVFQEVDEALGQHLFRLMTEGPEDQLLLTENAQPAIMANAIATLCVLEKEGGIRLADKADYVAGHSLGEYSALCAAGAIDLATTALLLKHRGQAMQAAVPVGEGAMAALLGTDLDKARAIAAAAAEGEVCTVANDNDPGQVVISGARGAIERAIALAKDMGAKRAVLLPVSAPFHCPLMQPAADAMEKALGEARIDAPLVPVFANVTAAPVGDADTIRRLLVEQVTGMVRWRESVIAMAATGVEHFVEFGGKVLGPMVKRSAADVEVTSVVTMDDIEALAKSL; encoded by the coding sequence ATGCGTGCATTCATTTTTCCCGGACAGGGCAGCCAGGCCGTCGGCATGGGCAAAGCCCTTGCCGAGGCGAGCCCGATCGCCCGCGCGGTATTCCAGGAGGTCGACGAAGCGCTCGGCCAGCATCTCTTTCGTCTGATGACCGAGGGGCCGGAAGATCAACTGCTGCTGACCGAGAACGCCCAGCCCGCGATCATGGCCAACGCGATCGCGACGTTGTGCGTGCTGGAAAAGGAGGGCGGCATCCGCCTCGCCGACAAGGCCGATTATGTCGCGGGTCATTCGCTCGGCGAATATAGCGCCTTGTGCGCGGCCGGTGCGATCGACCTAGCGACGACGGCGTTGTTGCTCAAGCATCGCGGTCAGGCGATGCAGGCCGCAGTACCGGTCGGCGAAGGGGCGATGGCGGCTTTGCTCGGCACCGACCTCGACAAGGCGCGCGCGATCGCCGCGGCGGCGGCCGAGGGCGAAGTGTGTACCGTCGCCAACGACAATGATCCGGGGCAGGTCGTCATTTCCGGCGCGCGGGGCGCGATCGAACGCGCAATCGCGCTGGCCAAGGATATGGGCGCCAAGCGTGCGGTGTTGCTGCCGGTTTCCGCACCTTTTCACTGCCCGCTGATGCAACCCGCCGCCGATGCGATGGAAAAGGCGCTGGGCGAGGCGCGGATCGATGCACCGCTGGTGCCGGTATTCGCCAACGTCACCGCAGCGCCGGTCGGCGATGCCGACACGATCCGCCGCCTGCTGGTCGAGCAGGTCACCGGCATGGTGCGCTGGCGCGAATCGGTAATCGCGATGGCCGCGACCGGGGTCGAACATTTCGTCGAATTCGGCGGCAAGGTGCTTGGGCCCATGGTCAAGCGCAGCGCAGCCGATGTCGAAGTGACCAGCGTGGTGACGATGGACGATATCGAGGCTTTGGCTAAGAGCCTCTAA
- a CDS encoding RcnB family protein, with amino-acid sequence MKKFILAALAASVAFSPMAAAPALAAPQQHQNDRGNHYGQQQRKIVVKKVVKRTPARSYRSNWRKGERFDYHQARNYRQIDYRQHRNLKAPPRGYRYVQSGNDAVLIGITSGIIAAVIAGALN; translated from the coding sequence ATGAAGAAGTTCATTCTCGCAGCGCTCGCAGCGTCGGTCGCATTCAGCCCAATGGCCGCCGCGCCAGCTCTGGCCGCGCCGCAGCAGCATCAGAACGACCGCGGCAACCATTATGGCCAGCAGCAGCGCAAGATCGTGGTCAAGAAGGTGGTCAAGCGGACACCGGCCCGGTCCTATCGCAGCAATTGGCGCAAGGGTGAGCGGTTCGATTATCATCAGGCGCGCAATTATCGCCAGATCGATTATCGCCAGCACCGCAACCTGAAGGCGCCGCCGCGCGGCTACCGCTATGTCCAGTCGGGCAATGATGCGGTCCTGATCGGTATCACCAGCGGCATCATCGCTGCGGTGATCGCGGGTGCCCTGAACTAA
- a CDS encoding phosphatase PAP2 family protein, translating to MRIRPWILASAVVATAAFPYLGIGQARSGYLPSGTLDITQVLPPAPLKGDQRYAADRRIFKITRPLLKTPRGELATRDVSTAIPYMASAFSCAIGVSITPDNAPLTIKLIGKAGIDANSQSGAAKDFYKRLRPFQIDKGPTCQPAEQLNGSFDYPSGHTTWGWTWALLLAELAPDRATPILARGRAYGESRIVCGVHNASAVEAGRTTASSTFAAEHGQAGFMADVTAARAELAALRANPATARPQGCEAEARLVAQPIL from the coding sequence ATGCGCATTCGCCCCTGGATCCTGGCTTCCGCCGTCGTCGCGACCGCGGCTTTTCCCTATCTCGGCATCGGCCAGGCTCGTTCGGGTTATCTGCCGTCGGGAACACTGGACATCACCCAGGTTCTGCCGCCCGCTCCGCTCAAGGGCGATCAGCGTTACGCCGCCGATCGGCGCATCTTCAAGATCACCCGCCCCCTGTTGAAGACACCGCGCGGTGAATTGGCGACGCGCGATGTGTCGACCGCCATTCCTTATATGGCCAGCGCGTTCAGTTGCGCGATCGGTGTGTCGATCACACCCGACAATGCGCCGCTGACGATCAAGCTGATCGGCAAGGCCGGCATCGACGCCAATAGCCAGTCGGGCGCGGCGAAGGATTTCTACAAACGGCTACGCCCGTTCCAGATCGACAAGGGCCCGACCTGTCAGCCGGCCGAGCAGTTAAATGGCAGTTTCGACTATCCCTCGGGTCACACCACCTGGGGCTGGACCTGGGCCTTGCTGCTCGCCGAACTCGCGCCCGACCGCGCCACGCCGATCCTGGCGCGCGGACGCGCTTATGGCGAAAGCCGCATCGTGTGTGGCGTGCATAACGCCAGTGCGGTCGAGGCGGGCAGGACTACAGCCTCATCGACATTCGCGGCCGAGCATGGCCAGGCCGGCTTCATGGCCGATGTCACCGCGGCAAGGGCCGAACTTGCCGCACTTCGTGCAAACCCGGCGACCGCCAGGCCGCAAGGATGCGAAGCGGAAGCCAGGCTGGTTGCCCAGCCAATCCTGTAA
- the fabG gene encoding 3-oxoacyl-[acyl-carrier-protein] reductase has protein sequence MFDLTGMTALVTGASGGIGSAVAQALAAQGARLAVSGSNAAKLEAFRASLGGDHVALQCDLSDGAAVDALVPSAVEALGKLDILINNAGVTRDNLVMRMKDEEWDQVIRVNLEAAFRLARSAARPMMKARFGRIISITSVVGTTGNLGQANYAASKGGLTAMSKALAQELASRGITVNCVAPGFITSPMTDELPDAQKEALNARIPAGKMGEGSDIGAAVVYLASKEAGYVTGQTLHVNGGMAMI, from the coding sequence ATGTTCGACCTGACAGGCATGACCGCGCTGGTGACCGGCGCTTCGGGGGGGATCGGTTCGGCCGTGGCGCAGGCACTGGCGGCGCAGGGGGCGCGGTTGGCGGTGTCGGGGTCGAATGCGGCCAAGCTCGAGGCGTTCAGGGCCAGCCTTGGCGGCGATCACGTCGCGCTGCAGTGCGATCTGTCCGACGGCGCGGCGGTCGATGCGCTGGTGCCGAGCGCGGTGGAGGCGCTGGGCAAGCTCGATATCCTGATCAACAATGCCGGCGTGACACGCGACAATCTGGTCATGCGCATGAAGGACGAGGAGTGGGATCAGGTGATCCGCGTCAATCTGGAGGCGGCATTCCGGCTCGCTCGCTCTGCCGCGCGGCCGATGATGAAAGCGCGGTTCGGGCGAATCATCTCGATTACGTCGGTTGTGGGGACGACGGGGAACCTCGGCCAGGCGAATTATGCCGCGTCGAAGGGTGGCCTGACAGCGATGTCCAAGGCGCTGGCTCAGGAACTCGCGTCGCGCGGCATCACCGTCAATTGTGTGGCGCCTGGCTTTATCACCTCGCCGATGACCGACGAATTGCCCGATGCGCAAAAGGAAGCGCTTAACGCACGGATTCCTGCGGGAAAGATGGGCGAAGGAAGTGATATCGGTGCGGCTGTGGTGTATCTCGCGAGCAAGGAAGCGGGTTACGTCACCGGCCAGACGCTGCACGTAAATGGTGGCATGGCGATGATCTGA
- a CDS encoding acyl carrier protein, producing MSETADRVKKIVVEHLGVEADKVTEDASFIDDLGADSLDIVELVMAFEEEFGVEIPDDAAEKITTVKDAITFIDEHKD from the coding sequence ATGAGCGAGACCGCAGACCGCGTTAAGAAGATTGTCGTCGAGCATCTCGGCGTCGAAGCCGACAAGGTAACCGAGGACGCGAGCTTCATCGACGATCTTGGCGCGGACAGCCTCGACATCGTCGAGCTGGTGATGGCGTTCGAAGAAGAATTCGGCGTCGAGATTCCCGATGATGCCGCCGAGAAGATCACGACCGTCAAGGACGCGATCACCTTCATCGACGAGCATAAGGATTGA